The stretch of DNA GAAGTCGTAACAAGGTAGCCGTACCGGAAGGTGCGGCTGGATCACCTCCTTTCTAAGGAGCACACAGCAGCTCGGAGCGAATGTCTTCGAGTGCTAGCTCATGGGTGGAACGTTGACTATTCGGCACACTGGGTGATGGTTCGTTAGTACTGCTTCGGCGTGGAAAGCGTATCCAGAGTCTGGTGGGTCGGGCACGTTGTTGGGTCCTGAGGGAACGGCTTGATGTCGTTGCTTCAGTGATCGCCGGTCTCACTTGAGAGCCGCCTTGTGCGGGTCGAGGGTGGGGGACTGGTCGTTGTTTGAGAACTGCACAGTGGACGCGAGCATCTGTGGCCAAGTTTTTAAGGGCGCACGGTGGATGCCTTGGCACCAGGAACCGATGAAGGACGTGGGAGGCCGCGATAGTCCCCGGGGAGTCGTCAACCAGGCTTTGATCCGGGGGTTTCCGAATGGGGGAACCCGGCAGTCGTCATGGGCTGTCACCCGCACCTGAACACATAGGGTGTGTGGAGGGAACGAGGGGAAGTGAAACATCTCAGTACCCTCAGGAAGAGAAAACAACCGTGATTCCGGGAGTAGTGGCGAGCGAAACCGGATGAGGCTAAACCTTGAGCGTGTGAGACCCGGCAGGGGTTGCGCTCAAGGGGTCGTGGGAAAGTTCTTCAGCTGTCTGCCGGCAGTTGGGCGAGTCAGAAACCGTATGGATAGTCGAAGGACATGCGAAAGGTCCGGCGTAGAGGGTAAGACCCCCGTAGATGAAATCTGTACGGCTCGCTTGAGCTTCTCCCAAGTAGCACGGGGCCCGAGAAATCCCGTGTGAATCTGGCGGGACCACCCGCTAAGCCTAAATATTCCCTGGTGACCGATAGCGGATAGTACCGTGAGGGAATGGTGAAAAGTACCGCGGGAGCGGAGTGAAATAGTACCTGAAACCGTGTGCCTACAAGCCGTGGGAGCGTCGGACATGCAGCTTGCTGTGTGTCTCGTGACTGCGTGCCTTTTGAAGAATGAGCCTGCGAGTTTGCGGTGTGTAGCGAGGTTAACCCGTGTGGGGTAGCCGTAGCGAAAGCGAGTCCGAATAGGGCGGTTGAGTTGCACGCCCAAGACCCGAAGCGGAGTGATCTAGCCATGGGCAGGTTGAAGCGCGGGTAAGACCGTGTGGAGGACCGAACCCACCAGGGTTGAAAACCTGGGGGATGACCTGTGGTTAGGGGTGAAAGGCCAATCAAACTCCGTGATAGCTGGTTCTCCCCGAAATGCATTTAGGTGCAGCGTCACGTGTTTCTTGCCGGAGGTAGAGCACTGGATAGGCGATGGGCCTCACCGGGTTACTGACCTTAGCCAAACTCCGAATGCCGGTAAGTGAGAGCGTGGCAGTGAGACTGTGGGGGATAAGCTCCATGGTCGAGAGGGAAACAGCCCAGAACACCGACTAAGGTCCCTAAGCGTGTGCTAAGTGGGAAAGGATGTGGAGTCGCAGAGACAACCAGGAGGTTGGCTTAGAAGCAGCCACCCTTGAAAGAGTGCGTAATAGCTCACTGGTCAAGTGATTCCGCGCCGACAATGTAGCGGGGCTCAAGCACACCACCGAAGTCGTGTCATTACAGCATTAACCCCCAACGGGGGCTGTGATGGGTAGGGGAGCGTCGTGTGCCGGGTGAAGCAGCGGAGGAATCCAGTTGTGGACGGTTCACGAGTGAGAATGCAGGCATGAGTAGCGATACAAGAGTGGGAAACTCTTGCGCCGATTGACCAAGGGTTCCTGGGTCAAGCTGATCTGCCCAGGGTAAGTCGGGACCTAAGGCGAGGCCGACAGGCGTAGTCGATGGACAACGGGTTGATATTCCCGTACCCGCTTTGAAGCGCCAACGGCGAACCTCTGAATGCTAAAGCCGTGAAGCCGGCCCGGAGTCTTCGGACGATGGGACGTGGTGGAGCCGCTGACCCAACAGGGTAGTAGCTGAGCGATGGGGTGACGCAGGAAGGTAGTCCAGCCCGGGCGGTGGTTGTCCCGGGGTAAGGGTGTAGGACGCAAGGTAGGCAAATCCGCCTTGCACATAGTCTGAGACCTGATGCCGAGCCGATTGTGGTGAAGTGGATGATCCTATGCTGTCGAGAAAAGCCTCTAGCGAGTTTCATGGCGGCCCGTACCCCAAACCGACTCAGGTGGTCAGGTAGAGAATACCGAGGCGTTCGGGTGAACTATGGTTAAGGAACTCGGCAAAATGCCCCCGTAACTTCGGGAGAAGGGGGGCCGGAACTGGTGATCGGATTTACTCCGTGAGCTGGGGCCGGCCGCAGAGACCAGCGAGAAGCGACTGTTTACTAAAAACACAGGTCCGTGCGAAGCCGTAAGGCGATGTATACGGACTGACGCCTGCCCGGTGCTGGAACGTTAAGGGGACCGGTTAGTCAACTTTCGGGTTGGCGAAGCTGAGAACTTAAGCGCCAGTAAACGGCGGTGGTAACTATAACCATCCTAAGGTAGCGAAATTCCTTGTCGGGTAAGTTCCGACCTGCACGAATGGCGTAACGACTTCTCGACTGTCTCAACCATAGGCCCGGTGAAATTGCATTACGAGTAAAGATGCTCGTTTCGCGCAGCAGGACGGAAAGACCCCGGGACCTTTACTATAGCTTGATATTGGTGTTCGGTTCGGCTTGTGTAGGATAGGTGGGAGACTGTGAAGCCGTGACGCCAGTCATGGTGGAGTCATCGTTGAAATACCACTCTGGTCGTGCTGGATGTCTAACCTGGGTCCGTGATCCGGATCAGGGACAGTGTCTGGTGGGTAGTTTAACTGGGGCGGTTGCCTCCTAAAGAGTAACGGAGGCGCCCAAAGGTTCCCTCAGCCTGGTTGGCAATCAGGTGTTGAGTGTAAGTGCACAAGGGAGCTTGACTGTGAGACCGACGGGTCGAGCAGGTGCGAAAGCAGGGACTAGTGATCCGGCGGTGGCTTGTGGAAGCGCCGTCGCTCAACGGATAAAAGGTACCCCGGGGATAACAGGCTGATCTTCCCCAAGAGTCCATATCGACGGGATGGTTTGGCACCTCGATGTCGGCTCGTCGCATCCTGGGGCTGGAGTAGGTCCCAAGGGTTGGGCTGTTCGCCCATTAAAGCGGTACGCGAGCTGGGTTTAGAACGTCGTGAGACAGTTCGGTCCCTATCCGCTGTGCGCGTAGGAATATTGAGAAGGGCTGTCCCTAGTACGAGAGGACCGGGACGGACGAACCTCTGGTGTGCCAGTTGTCCTGCCAAGGGCATGGCTGGTTGGCTACGTTCGGGAGGGATAACCGCTGAAAGCATCTAAGCGGGAAGCCTGCTTCGAGATGAATGTTCCCACCTCCTTGAGAGGGTAAGGCTCCCAGTAGACGACTGGGTTGATAGGCCGGATGTGGAAGCCCAGTAATGGGTGGAGCTGACCGGTACTAATAGGCCGAGGGCTTGTCCTCAGTTGCTCGCGTCCACTGTGTTGTTCTGAAACAACGACCCTACGCAGGGAAAGACATGCGTGGTGCGGTCGGATAGTTTCATAGTGTTTCGGTGGTCATAGCGTGAGGGAAACGCCCGGTTACATTCCGAACCCGGAAGCTAAGCCTCACAGCGCCGATGGTACTGCAGGGGGGACCCTGTGGGAGAGTAGGACGCCGCCGAACAATCATTCCGAAAGGGCCCCATCCGGGAACGGATGGGGCCCTTTTGTGTTGTATGGTCAGTGCCGCAGAGTTGTCGCACCACGTCGCACCACGGAGCAGGAGGCCCCCAGGTGGAGGTCCAGGAGACGCGTGTCCAGACCGACCGTGTCCTCACCATTCCCAATCTGTTGAGCATGGCGCGGTTGGCCGGGGTGCCGGTCTTTCTCTGGTTGATCCTCTGGCCGAAGTTCGGCGGGCCGAATGCCGACGGCTGGGCGATTCTGGTGCTGATGTTCAGTGGGGTCAGTGACTACCTGGACGGGAAGCTGGCTCGGCGGTGGGGGCAGATCAGCCGGCTGGGGCAGATCCTGGATCCGGCGGCGGACCGGTTGTACGTGCTGTCGACGTTGTTGGGGCTGACCTGGCGGGAGATCCTGCCGTGGTGGGTGACGGCGATCCTGCTGGCGCGGGAAGTGTTCATCGCGGGGCTGTTGCCGGTGTTGGCCAAGTACGGGTACGGGCCGTTGAACGTGAGCTTTCTGGGGAAGGCGGCCACGTTCAATTTGATGTACGCGTTCCCGCTGCTGCTGATCGGGGCCGGGGACAGCTGGATCGCGACGCCGGCGCTCGTGGTGAGTTGGGCGTTCATCTGGTGGGGGACCACGCTTTACTGGTGGTCCGCCATCCTGTACGCGATCCAGGTACGGCAGATCGCCAAGGGGCGTGTTGCGGCAGCGTGAAGAGTTGGAGACGGCTGCTCCGGTTCGGGGCCGGCGGGGGTGGCCAGTGTGAATGAGGTGACACGTAACGGGGTGCGGTGAGTCGCGCGGGCACATCCGGGTAGAGGAGCACTGGAACGGTTTGATGGACCCCAAGGGGGTTCACCACCGCTAAGGAGGACCTACCCGTAATGAAAGCCGTTGTGATGGCAGGGGGCGAAGGCACGCGCCTCCGCCCGATGACTTCTAGCATGCCCAAGCCGCTGCTTCCGGTGGCCAACCGGCCGATCATGGAGCACGTGCTGCGGCTGCTGAAGCGGCACGGCCTTACGGACACCGTCGTCACCGTGCAGTTCCTGGCTTCGCTGGTCAAGAACTACTTCGGGGACGGTGAAGAGCTGGGGATGCACCTCACCTATGCCAACGAGGAGACCCCGCTCGGCACCGCCGGGAGTGTGAAGAACGCCGAGGACGCGCTCAAGGACGACTCGTTCCTGGTGATCTCGGGTGACGCGCTGACCGACTTCGACCTCTCCGACCTGATCGCCTTCCACCGGGAGAAGGGGGCGCTGGTCACGGTCTGCCTGACCAGGGTGCCCAACCCGTTGGAGTTCGGGATCACGATCACGGACGAGGAGGGGAGGGTCGAGCGGTTCCTGGAGAAGCCGACCTGGGGGCAGGTCTTCTCGGACACCGTGAACACCGGGATCTACGTGATGGAGCCCCAGGTCTTCGACTACGTCGCGGCCGGGGAGTCGGTGGACTGGTCGAGCGACGTCTTCCCTCAGCTGCTGAAGGAGGGCAAGCCGGTCTACGGGTACGTGGCCGAGGGCTACTGGGAGGACGTGGGCACCCACGAGAGCTACCAGAAGGCCCAGGCCGACGTGCTGGAGGGCAAGGTCGAGGTCGAGCTGGACGGGTTCGAGATCTCGCCCGGGGTCTGGGTGGCCGAGGGCGCCGAGGTCGACCCGGGGGCGGTGCTGCGGGGGCCGCTGTACATCGGTGACTACGCCAAGGTCGAGGCCGGGGTCGAGTTGCGGGAGCACACCGTGCTCGGCTCGAACGTGGTCGTCAAGCGCGGGGCGTTCCTGCACAAGGCCGTGGTGCACGACAACGTGTACATCGGGCCGCAGAGCAACCTGCGCGGGTGCGTGGTCGGGAAGAACACCGACGTGATGCGGGCCGCCCGGATCGACGACGGGGCGGTGATCGGGGACGAGTGCCTGATCGGCGAAGAGTCGAGCATCTCGGGCAACGTGCGGGTGTACCCATTCAAGACGATCGAGGCCGGCGCCTTCGTCAACACGAGCGTGATCTGGGAGTCCCGGGGCCAGGAGCACCTCTTCGGGCTGCGGGGCGTCTCGGGGATCCTGAACGTGGAGATCACCCCCGAGCTGGCCGTGCGCCTGGCCGGGGCGTACGCGACCACCCTGAAGAAGGGGGCGACCGTCACCATTGCGCGTGACCACTCGCGTGGTGCACGTGCGCTCAAACGGGCGATGATCTCTGCCCTCCAGACCAGTGCGATCGACGTCCGCGACCTGGAGAACGTGCCGATGCCGGTGGCCCGGCAGCACACCGCGCGCGGCAGCGCCGGCGGGATCTTCCTGCGGACCACGCCCGGGGTGCCGGATTCGCTGGACATCCTCTTCTTCGACGAGCGCGGGGCCGACCTCTCGCAGGCCGGCCAGCGCAAGCTCGACCGGGTGTACGCGCGGCAGGAGTACCGCCGGGCCTTCCCGGGGGAGATCGGTGACCTGACCTTCCCGTCCAGCGTGTTCGACAGCTACGCGGGCAACCTGCTGCGGGCCGTGGACACCACCGGGATCCGGGAGGCCGGGCTCAAGGTGGTGGTGGACACCGCGCACGGCTCGGCCGGCCTGGTGCTGCCCAGCATCCTCGGGCGGCTCGGGGTCGAGGCGCTCACCGTCAGCGGCGGCCTGGACGAGGCGCGGCCGACCGAGGACGCCGACGCCCGGCAGGCCGGCCTTGCCCGGCTCGGTGAGCTGGTGGCCTCCTCGCGGGCGGCCTTCGGCGTGCGGTTCGACCCGGTGGGCGAGCGCGTCTCCTTCGTGGACGAGCTCGGGCGGGTGATCCAGGACGACCGGGCGCTGCTGGTGCTGCTCGACCTGGTCGCCGCCGAGCGGCGCAGCGGGCAGGTGGCGCTGCCGGTGACCACGACCCGGATCGCCGAGCAGGTGGCCGCGTACCACGGCACCCAGGTGCGCTGGACCACCACCTCGCCGGACGACCTGGCGAAGGCGGCCGCCGCCGAGGAGACGATCTTCGGCGGGGACGGGCGCGGCGGGTTCGTGGTGCCGGAGTTCAGCGAGGTGCTGGACGGGGCCGCGGCCTTCGTCCGGCTGCTGGGCCTGGTGGCGCGCACGCAGCTGACGCTGAGCCAGATTGACGCGCGAATCCCGCAGGCGCACATCCAGCGGCGGGACATCGCCACGCCGTGGGCGGCCAAGGGCATGGTGATGCGCTCGGTGGTGGAGGCGGCCGGCAACCGGCGGCTGGACACCACGGACGGCGTGCGGGTGGTGGAGCCCGACGGGCGGTGGACGCTGGTGCTGCCGGACCCGGCCGAGGCGATCACCCACCTGTGGGCCGAGGGGCCGGACGACGCGGCCACCGAGGCGCTGCTGGACGAGTGGGCCGCGGTGGTGGACGGCGCCGGTCGCTGACGCTCCGTCGGGAAGGCGATGAGGGGCGGGCGGAGCACCGAGGTGCTCCGCCCGCCCCCGTGCGCCTGCCGGGCCGGGGGGTGTGCGTTCGGCGGGTGGGCGACGTGGGACGATGTACCGCATGCCAGCATCCACGACGCCGAGTGACCGGGACGGTCGGTACTCCCGGCCGGACGCCTCGATGTCCCTGCTGACCACCGTGATGGAACACAGCCTGGACGACGGCTACGCGGAGGCGGCTCGGGCCAGGGGCGAGGAGGGCAGCAGCAGGCTGCCCGGCTCGCTGCGGGGCCGGGTGATGCTCGGGGTCGGGCTGGCGCTGGCGGCCGGGGTGGTGACGGTCGGCGCGGTCAACGCGCACGTGGCCGAGCCGGTGCTGGCCAAGGAGCGGGACGCGCTGGTGCAGCGGGTCAACGACTCGACCACGGCGGCCGACAGGCTCCAGAAGCAGGTCCAGGACCTGCGGCACCAGGTGGACGAGGCCCAGCAGCGCGCGCTGCACGCCGGGAACGACCAGGGGCCGGCTGAGCTGGCCGGGCGGGTCGGCACCGGCGAGGTGACCGGCCCGGGCTTCAAGCTGGTGCTGGACGACGCCTCGGGCACCGGGGCGGGTGGTTCGGTGAACGACCCGCGGCAGGCCGACGGCTTCCACGACAGCGGGCGGCTGCGCGACCGGGACCTCCAGCTGGTCGTCAACGGGGTCTGGCTCTCCGGGGCCGAGGCCGTCTCGATCAACGGTCAGCGGCTCACCGCACTGTCGGCGATCCGGGCCGCCGGCGACGCGATCCTGGTGGACAACCGGCCGCTGGTGCCGCCGTACACCGTGCTGGCGCTGGGCGACGGCCCGGCGATGGGTGCGGCCTTCGGCGCGGCGGAGGCCGGACACTACCTGAAGATCATCCAGGACAGCTACGGGATCAAGTCCACGCTCTCCGTACAGAAGAAGCTCACGCTGCCCGCAGCCGTGGGCATCACGCTGCGGTACGCGCAGCCGCTGACTTCGGGGGCGCCGAGCGCGTCCCCGACCACAGGGACAGGAGCACCAAAGCAGTGATTGCCGTACTGGGTCTCGTGATCGGAGTGGTGGTCGGCCTCTTCGTGCAGCCCGAGGTGCCCGACGCCGTGGTGCCGTACCTGCCGATCGCGGTGGTCGCGGCGCTGGACGCGGTGTTCGGCGGGGTGCGGGCGATGCTCGACGGGATCTTCGACGACAAGGTCTTCGTGGTGTCGTTCCTCTCCAACGTGGTGGTGGCGGCGCTGATCGTCTTCCTCGGTGACCAGCTGGGCGTCGGATCGCAGCTCTCCACCGGCGTGGTCGTGGTGCTCGGCATCCGGATCTTCTCGAACGCCGCCGCGATCCGTCGGCACGTGTTCCGGGCCTGAGGAGGACGCTGGTGGACGAGGAGAAGCAGCCCGAGCGGGCGGGGGATGCGGGCGACACGCCCGAGCCGGATGTGAAGAAGATCGCTCCGGAGGAGCCGGCGCCCGAGCCGGAGGCCGTGGTGGAGCCGGAGGCGGAGCAGGAACCGGAGGTGGAGACGGAGCCGGCGCCCGAGCGGGAGCCGGAACCGTCGGTGGTGCCCGAGCCGGTGAAGCCGGCCTCGGCCGCGGCCGAGCCGGCGGACCCGCGGAAGCGGCTGAAGGCCGCGCTCTGGCCGCTGCGGATCTCGCGCGGGCAGCTGGTGGTGGCCCTGCTGCTGTTCTCGCTGGGTCTGGCGCTGGCCATCCAGGTACGGTCGACCAACGACCACAGCCAGCTCCGCGGGGCGCGCCAGGAGGACCTGGTGCGCATTCTCGACGAACTGGACAGCCGTCAGCAGCGTCTCCAGCAGGAGAAGTCGCAGTTGGAGCAGTCCCTGGCGCAGTTGGAGAACAGCTCCAACCAGGCCAAGGACGCCGAGGAGC from Kitasatospora sp. MMS16-BH015 encodes:
- a CDS encoding DUF881 domain-containing protein — translated: MDEEKQPERAGDAGDTPEPDVKKIAPEEPAPEPEAVVEPEAEQEPEVETEPAPEREPEPSVVPEPVKPASAAAEPADPRKRLKAALWPLRISRGQLVVALLLFSLGLALAIQVRSTNDHSQLRGARQEDLVRILDELDSRQQRLQQEKSQLEQSLAQLENSSNQAKDAEEQTKKKAAELGVLAGTVKATGPGIVLTVDDPQGQVKADMLLDTLQELRAAGAEAIQINDVRVVASTSFTDQTNGGVQIDGKTVAQPFKFTVVGHPQDLTPALNIPGGVVRTLEKDQAKATITEQQNVVVDALAAPKTLQYAKPAAK
- a CDS encoding DUF881 domain-containing protein — translated: MPASTTPSDRDGRYSRPDASMSLLTTVMEHSLDDGYAEAARARGEEGSSRLPGSLRGRVMLGVGLALAAGVVTVGAVNAHVAEPVLAKERDALVQRVNDSTTAADRLQKQVQDLRHQVDEAQQRALHAGNDQGPAELAGRVGTGEVTGPGFKLVLDDASGTGAGGSVNDPRQADGFHDSGRLRDRDLQLVVNGVWLSGAEAVSINGQRLTALSAIRAAGDAILVDNRPLVPPYTVLALGDGPAMGAAFGAAEAGHYLKIIQDSYGIKSTLSVQKKLTLPAAVGITLRYAQPLTSGAPSASPTTGTGAPKQ
- a CDS encoding mannose-1-phosphate guanyltransferase yields the protein MKAVVMAGGEGTRLRPMTSSMPKPLLPVANRPIMEHVLRLLKRHGLTDTVVTVQFLASLVKNYFGDGEELGMHLTYANEETPLGTAGSVKNAEDALKDDSFLVISGDALTDFDLSDLIAFHREKGALVTVCLTRVPNPLEFGITITDEEGRVERFLEKPTWGQVFSDTVNTGIYVMEPQVFDYVAAGESVDWSSDVFPQLLKEGKPVYGYVAEGYWEDVGTHESYQKAQADVLEGKVEVELDGFEISPGVWVAEGAEVDPGAVLRGPLYIGDYAKVEAGVELREHTVLGSNVVVKRGAFLHKAVVHDNVYIGPQSNLRGCVVGKNTDVMRAARIDDGAVIGDECLIGEESSISGNVRVYPFKTIEAGAFVNTSVIWESRGQEHLFGLRGVSGILNVEITPELAVRLAGAYATTLKKGATVTIARDHSRGARALKRAMISALQTSAIDVRDLENVPMPVARQHTARGSAGGIFLRTTPGVPDSLDILFFDERGADLSQAGQRKLDRVYARQEYRRAFPGEIGDLTFPSSVFDSYAGNLLRAVDTTGIREAGLKVVVDTAHGSAGLVLPSILGRLGVEALTVSGGLDEARPTEDADARQAGLARLGELVASSRAAFGVRFDPVGERVSFVDELGRVIQDDRALLVLLDLVAAERRSGQVALPVTTTRIAEQVAAYHGTQVRWTTTSPDDLAKAAAAEETIFGGDGRGGFVVPEFSEVLDGAAAFVRLLGLVARTQLTLSQIDARIPQAHIQRRDIATPWAAKGMVMRSVVEAAGNRRLDTTDGVRVVEPDGRWTLVLPDPAEAITHLWAEGPDDAATEALLDEWAAVVDGAGR
- a CDS encoding CDP-alcohol phosphatidyltransferase family protein, whose product is MEVQETRVQTDRVLTIPNLLSMARLAGVPVFLWLILWPKFGGPNADGWAILVLMFSGVSDYLDGKLARRWGQISRLGQILDPAADRLYVLSTLLGLTWREILPWWVTAILLAREVFIAGLLPVLAKYGYGPLNVSFLGKAATFNLMYAFPLLLIGAGDSWIATPALVVSWAFIWWGTTLYWWSAILYAIQVRQIAKGRVAAA
- a CDS encoding small basic family protein — protein: MIAVLGLVIGVVVGLFVQPEVPDAVVPYLPIAVVAALDAVFGGVRAMLDGIFDDKVFVVSFLSNVVVAALIVFLGDQLGVGSQLSTGVVVVLGIRIFSNAAAIRRHVFRA